The Claveliimonas bilis genome window below encodes:
- a CDS encoding TetR/AcrR family transcriptional regulator translates to MVKTEELSKQQLKSKETKDRIFQAAKTILRKKGYEGLSIKNICEEAGVSNGSFYHHFKTKDDLLSYYIEEQPSIDPDCLELPANAEEAKTAIIHVYLNYAHYCRELGLDFVSNYYTPKNQSLNPDIRTERPYPIVTVQHYLQRAIDAGILHLKHPLEEVTTDIRIIVIGNVFEWCLKNGDADFEGNIRRLLTTYLDGLM, encoded by the coding sequence ATGGTAAAAACAGAGGAGTTATCCAAACAGCAGTTAAAATCAAAAGAAACAAAAGACCGAATCTTTCAGGCTGCCAAAACAATCCTTAGAAAAAAGGGATATGAAGGCTTGTCTATAAAAAATATATGTGAAGAAGCAGGCGTTTCCAACGGTAGTTTCTATCACCATTTTAAAACAAAGGATGATCTTTTATCTTACTATATTGAAGAACAGCCAAGTATCGATCCCGATTGTCTTGAGCTTCCTGCCAACGCCGAAGAAGCCAAGACGGCCATTATCCATGTTTATTTAAATTATGCCCACTACTGCCGCGAGCTTGGCCTTGATTTTGTATCAAACTATTACACACCAAAAAATCAGTCTTTAAATCCTGATATCCGAACAGAGCGTCCCTATCCTATCGTTACTGTCCAGCACTATCTGCAGAGGGCGATCGACGCTGGTATTCTCCACTTAAAGCACCCTCTGGAGGAAGTCACCACGGATATCCGTATTATCGTAATCGGCAATGTATTCGAGTGGTGCCTGAAGAATGGAGATGCTGATTTTGAGGGAAATATACGGCGTCTTCTGACAACTTATCTCGATGGGCTTATGTAG
- a CDS encoding GNAT family N-acetyltransferase, translated as MLMIRDITEADREEVVAMMKEFYGSPACLHTVPEENFHRTITAAIEKSPLARILVLEETDQSSAERITGYANLAITWNNEAGGIQVWFDELFFKSNARGKGYGTEVFQWLEKEYPQARRIRLEVTHENTRAISLYERLGYEELPYYQMIKDKLS; from the coding sequence ATGCTGATGATCAGAGACATTACCGAGGCTGACAGGGAAGAAGTTGTCGCAATGATGAAAGAATTTTACGGAAGTCCTGCCTGCCTTCACACAGTCCCTGAAGAAAATTTTCACCGGACCATCACAGCGGCAATAGAGAAAAGTCCTCTCGCAAGGATCCTTGTTCTGGAAGAGACAGATCAGTCGTCGGCAGAAAGGATTACCGGATATGCTAATCTGGCTATCACCTGGAACAACGAAGCAGGCGGCATCCAGGTATGGTTTGATGAACTTTTTTTCAAAAGTAATGCCAGGGGAAAGGGATACGGCACTGAAGTTTTTCAGTGGCTGGAAAAAGAATATCCGCAGGCACGGCGTATCCGTCTGGAAGTAACCCACGAGAACACCAGAGCAATTTCTCTGTATGAGCGGCTCGGATATGAAGAACTGCCCTATTATCAGATGATCAAGGATAAGTTATCCTAA